A window of the Bufo gargarizans isolate SCDJY-AF-19 chromosome 1, ASM1485885v1, whole genome shotgun sequence genome harbors these coding sequences:
- the SRD5A3 gene encoding polyprenol reductase yields the protein MLLLLLPGLSVVAGFWLLLDVVFLSALFLHLLGDCSSRRSGLCSVFQDLIRYGKTKLVGRPAWLHCFDLPKRWFWHFYLLSVIWNGALLGLLVWSLLLGVRLPQWIQLLLNFFHKESEQKISDGELSTLLALSLLWIHSLRRLLECFYVSVYSGGVIHLAQYCLGIGYYLLLGITVLDHAQLDFQKVTVTELLLQLHWYHIVGGLLYIWASLHQNRCHVILANLRRYKSGKIVTMNHKMPSGDWFERVSCPHYFAEFLIYISIAFLFGLTHWTWWLLVLFVLFNQSLAAILCHEFYHQKFDSYPARRKALIPFVF from the exons gcccggCCTCAGTGTGGTGGCCGGGTTCTGGCTGCTCCTGGACGTGGTCTTCCTGTCGGCGCTGTTCCTGCACCTGCTCGGGGACTGCAGCAGCCGGCGCTCCGGCCTGTGCAGCGTCTTCCAGGATCTCATCCGCTATGGAAAGACCAAGCTGGTCGGACGTCCTGCCTGGCTGCACTGCTTCGACCTGCCCAAGAG GTGGTTTTGGCATTTCTATCTTTTGTCTGTCATCTGGAATGGAGCATTGCTGGGACTTCTAGTGTGGTCATTGCTGCTAGGTGTCCGCTTACCACAATGGATTCAGCTGTTACTTAACTTTTTCCATAAGGAGTCCGAACAAAAGATATCAG ATGGAGAACTTTCAACTCTTCTGGCTTTGTCCTTGCTATGGATACACAGTCTCAGACGGCTGCTTGAGTGTTTCTATGTGAGTGTCTACTCTGGTGGAGTCATCCATCTTGCTCAGTATTGTCTTGGCATTGGCTACTACCTACTGCTTGGGATAACTGTACTTGATCATGCacaactggatttccaaaagg TGACTGTTACAGAACTCCTGCTGCAGCTGCACTGGTACCACATTGTCGGGGGTCTGCTTTACATCTGGGCGTCATTGCACCAGAATAGGTGTCATGTTATTCTCGCTAATCTCAGGAGGTATAAATCTG GTAAAATTGTCACCATGAACCACAAGATGCCATCTGGAGACTGGTTTGAGAGAGTGTCCTGCCCACACTATTTTGCCGAGTTCTTGATTTACATTTCTATCGCATTCCTCTTTGGACTGACGCATTGGACATGGTGGCTGCtggttttatttgttttatttaaccAGTCGTTGGCTGCTATTTTATGCCATGAATTTTACCATCAGAAATTTGATTCATACCCTGCTCGCAGAAAAGCATTGATACCGTTTGTGTTCTAA